In Hydractinia symbiolongicarpus strain clone_291-10 chromosome 4, HSymV2.1, whole genome shotgun sequence, the following proteins share a genomic window:
- the LOC130642322 gene encoding uncharacterized protein LOC130642322 → MYKKFSSKLRLLCKLKYFLNEEAIRRVYRSLIQSVIRYNCLSFLNLTATQSQKLRSLDRRAITITKNANSDIVKNFKLGKTKCSYLINYVLHLISAMLMLSCCRCQQKTHLRCVDPKRKSTITDWLCPNCLPSILPFCNVRDLSQIEQEVAQQQLQDLQLEQLNQNRNLFSIAHLNTQSMVSTFDEFVLFVHKYDFDAITLTETWLKDNPFLLEYAKIEGYTMYYHNRDNKRGGGVGVYIKDNIKHKLRKDIVNINPALEHLWVEIDGKNKHSKLLLCVAYQPNFTHQEKAEWLDNFDRIIGNANLDWSGNVVITGDFNIDLLQNSQIKDSYLETLRSFDLTQHVNSPSRKGLSLLDHISTNSSCKVKFCEVLPTPEISDHDAVFACINTRVARFEPRYKIIRDMRNFDLSAYVADTANIPFNVVYATDCTAPLKRIKVTRPPAPWMKDLKITNLQQTCHEKRTLAQQTQLNADWNEFRNARNALKRQIKYTKKTFYRRLLSSKKPKEVWKLIHRFLHPNKNVINIQPSELNAHYISTAPRILGSQPTSKEEIQLLLQDLVTEADQEFQFRPVTYDQVLREIKKLRSDCSAGYDNLPVALIKPIADHIASPLTHIINSGIAENTFHQL, encoded by the exons ATGTACAAAAAGTTCTCGTCAAAGTTAAGGTTGTTGTGTAAACTCAAGTATTTCTTGAACGAAGAAGCTATCAGACGTGTTTATCGATCTCTCATACAATCTGTTATTCGATATAATTGcttgtcatttttaaatttaacagcAACACAATCACAAAAATTACGATCGTTGGATAGACGAGCAATAACGATAACAAAAAATGCGA ACAGCGATATTGTGAAGAATTTTAAACTTGGCAAAACAAAATGCAGCTACTTGATTAATTATGTATTGCACCTTATTTCTGCTATGCTGATGTTATC CTGCTGTCGATGCCAACAGAAGACTCATCTCCGTTGTGTCGATCCTAAAAGAAAATCTACAATAACCGACTGGTTGTGTCCGAACTGCTTGCCTTCCATCCTACCATTTTGCAACGTCCGAGACCTATCCCAAATCGAGCAAGAAGTTGCTCAACAACAGCTCCAAGACCTTCAACTCGAACAACTCAACCAAAACAGAAACTTGTTTAGTATCGCTCATCTCAACACTCAGTCAATGGTGTCTACATTCGACGAATTTGTGCTTTTTGTACACAAGTACGATTTTGATGCGATAACTCTCACCGAAACCTGGCTAAAAGACAACCCTTTCCTACTCGAGTACGCAAAGATCGAAGGTTACACAATGTACTACCATAATCGAGATAACAAGCGTGGTGGTGGTGTAGGCGTTTATATCAAGGATAATATAAAGCATAAATTGCGCAAGGATATCGTCAATATCAATCCAGCTCTCGAACATTTATGGGTTGAAATCGATGGGAAAAACAAACACTCGAAGCTACTCCTTTGTGTCGCCTACCAGCCGAACTTCACACACCAAGAAAAAGCAGAATGGCTCGACAACTTCGACCGCATCATTGGAAACGCTAATCTCGACTGGTCAGGAAATGTGGTGATAACAGGTGACTTCAATATTGATCTTTTGCAGAACTCTCAAATTAAAGACTCTTACCTTGAAACCCTTCGATCGTTCGACCTCACTCAGCATGTCAACTCTCCATCACGAAAAGGATTATCCCTACTCGATCACATCTCGACCAACTCCTCCTGCAAAGTGAAATTCTGTGAAGTTCTTCCAACACCAGAAATCAGCGACCACGATGCTGTATTCGCTTGCATCAATACTCGTGTAGCCAGATTTGAACCACGGTACAAGATCATTCGTGACATGAGAAATTTTGACCTGTCGGCGTATGTTGCTGACACCGCAAACATCCCTTTCAATGTCGTTTATGCAACTGATTGTACCGCACCGTTGAAGAGAATCAAGGTCACCCGTCCTCCGGCACCCTGGATGAAAGACTTAAAAATCACCAACCTACAACAAACTTGTCACGAAAAGCGTACTTTAGCCCAACAGACTCAGTTGAATGCCGACTGGAATGAATTTCGAAATGCTCGAAACGCTCTAAAAAGACAGATAAAATACACCAAAAAGACTTTCTACCGCAGACTTCTTTCATCGAAAAAGCCTAAAGAGGTTTGGAAACTAATCCACCGATTTCTCCATCCAAATAAAAACGTTATAAACATCCAACCCTCCGAACTAAACGCACATTACATATCTACGGCACCCAGAATCCTTGGATCGCAACCGACATCTAAAGAAGAAATTCAACTCCTTCTTCAAGACCTCGTTACTGAAGCTGACCAAGAATTCCAATTTCGTCCTGTCACATACGATCAAGTGCTCagagaaattaaaaaacttcGAAGCGACTGTTCCGCTGGCTACGACAACCTCCCTGTAGCACTCATCAAACCCATTGCTGACCACATCGCATCCCCACTTACTCACATCATCAACTCAGGGATAGCTGAAAACACCTTTCATCAGCTGTAG
- the LOC130642323 gene encoding uncharacterized protein LOC130642323 — protein sequence MTSVESPTKLHAPSCTKEDSKKSTKDLTKCIICQKKQDNKGNKKLTSTENGRNAIFNCSKSLNDDLLKGIPLSQYDDINYHVNTCYPRYVRSKERFESRNETATSTEDLEVKPKRNKSNVSSPPALAEKPCVICNHIKFKGDLKRFPICEIRQANSFLSAIKFNKDAVYDRCVLLKCPGDIFAADIVYHRKCLNGYIVKFERDIEAIMYARNEHHEGAVFANTFKNFLSTLDLKKHAYSMSFCRDQLNEILEKEHNSEAYVTNRTLKTLLIDNFGEELSFTYPKDRKKSQMFYLSDTHTTATVIETMRSNNPIEVCANKLRSECENFDFNLDNSFRYASDLELSLQYYHSSSALPYWEKFFKILFSNRSYSEQIKRKCDVIFQIVFNLITDGQKKTPLHTAIAQCIHDTCKSKNLIQILNRLGLCISYDDLERIDIGITQHTIDIAGTNRVPISKSITSTSIIHGATDNFDHDENTPSGIGGSHDTILMLFQNEKKDREGNTMSQKTEEIRKFSRQKRSLSCALDCQNLIKMGRFSKRGEISNDFISKKPPNLTAVIK from the exons ATGACTAGTGTTGAATCGCCTACAAAGCTACATGCACCGTCTTGTACAAAAGAAGATAGTAAAAAGAGTACAAAAGACCTTACCAAGTGTATTATTtgtcagaaaaaacaagataatAAGGGAAACAAGAAACTTACAAGTACAGAGAATGGAAGAAATGCTATATTTAACTGTTCAAAAAGTTTGAATGATGATTTATTGAAGGGGATACCATTGAGTCAATACGATGATATCAACTACCATGTCAATACTTGCTATCCCCGGTATGTACGTTCTAAAGAGAGATTTGAAAGTAGGAATGAAACAGCAACAAGCACAGAAGATCTTGAAGTTAAACCAAAACGAAATAAATCAAATGTTTCCAGTCCTCCAGCTCTAGCTGAGAAGCCATGTGTTATTTGTAACCATATCAAATTCAAAGGTGATTTGAAGCGTTTTCCAATTTGCGAAATAAGACAAGCTAATTCATTTTTATCTGCAATAAAATTCAACAAAGATGCTGTTTATGACAGATGTGTGTTACTTAAGTGTCCTGGTGATATTTTTGCAGCTGACATTGTGTATCACAGAAAGTGCTTGAATGGCTATATTGTGAAATTTGAACGTGATATAGAAGCTATAATGTATGCCAGAAACGAACATCATGAAGGGGCAGTATTTGCAAATACATTTAAAAACTTCCTTTCAACTCTGGATTTGAAAAAACATGCTTATTCAATGTCATTTTGTCGAGACCAGTTGAATGAAATTTTGGAAAAGGAACATAATAGTG AAGCCTATGTTACGAACAGAACATTGAAGACACTTCTAATTGACAACTTTGGAGAAGAATTATCATTTACATATCCAAAAGATAGGAAGAAATCACAGATGTTTTATTTATCTGACACACACACTACTGCAACAGTTATAGAAACAATGCGATCAAACAACCCAATTGAAGTATGTGCAAATAAATTGAGATCAGAGTGTGAGAACTTTGACTTTAACCTCGATAACAGCTTCAGATATGCCAGTGATTTAGAGCTAAGTTTACAGTACTATCATTCAAGTAGTGCACTTCCTTATTGGGAgaagtttttcaaaatattattttccaaTCGAAGTTATTCAGAACAGATTAAAAGGAAGTGTGATGTAATCTTTCAGATAGTTTTCAATTTGATTACAGACGGTCAAAAGAAAACACCATTACACACTGCAATTGCCCAGTGTATTCACGACACATGTAAATCGAAAAATCTGATTCAAATTTTGAACCGCTTAGGACTGTGTATCAGTTATGACGACCTAGAACGTATTGACATTGGCATCACCCAACACACAATTGATATAGCTGGTACAAATAGAGTACCAATATCAAAAAGTATCACATCAACTTCCATTATTCACGGTGCTACTGATAATTTTGATCATGATGAAAACACACCATCTGGAATAGGAGGGAGCCATGATACTATCCTCATGCTCTTTCAAAATGAAAAGAAGGACCGTGAGGGGAACACAATGAGCCAAAAAACTGAAGAAATTCGTAAATTTTCACGACAGAAAAGAAGTCTTAGCTGTGCTTTAGATTGCCAGAATTTGATTAAGATGGGAAGATTTTCAAAACGTGGTGAAATTTCAAATGATTTCATCTCAAAGAAGCCTCCAAATTTAACGGCTGTTATTAAATAA
- the LOC130641840 gene encoding uncharacterized protein LOC130641840 gives MDRFWSSSENKMGLQQMFINWMIECCRSEIPVFLGGANTDDITSCLKLCNGERSVVPSLSNDHEEADDRIMYHVSQSISEERFEKVIVASPDTDVFVCSVYHFKRWIFNGLNELWVVSGRSGTRVAFPVYDLAERIAPEVIDILPAVHALTGCDTTSKIGTKTAALKVASGSCFGELSFFGVSTLNEELVDFAQHFMVHCISKDKDVTTFDQLRNKIYYKKSQLLDLEKLPPTSSSAILHIKRAYLQTYVWLHAPFVRSIDIDPTHYGYVLDEEGDCLKPKITEDDVLPDDLPQPCNCLKCARANVCICRINNINCCQYCNCKREECQNPFG, from the exons ATGGATAGGTTTTGGTCATCCTCAGAAAACAAAATGGGTCTCCAGCAAATGTTCATCAATTGGATGATTGAGTGTTGTCGATCAGAAATTCCTGTTTTCCTTGGTGGTGCAAACACCGATGATATAACATCTTGTTTGAAGCTTTGCAATGGGGAGAGATCTGTTGTTCCATCACTCAGCAATGATCACGAAGAAGCTGATGATCGCATCATGTACCATGTTAGCCAGTCAATCTCAGAAGAAAGATTTGAGAAAGTTATAGTTGCTTCTCCAGATACTGATGTTTTTGTATGTTCTGTTTACCATTTCAAGCGTTGGATTTTCAATGGTTTGAATGAGTTGTGGGTAGTCAGCGGTAGGAGCGGTACAAGAGTTGCATTTCCTGTTTATGATCTGGCAGAGAGGATTGCTCCTGAAGTTATAGATATCTTACCAGCTGTGCATGCATTAACAG gaTGCGACACAACAAGCAAAATTGGAACAAAAACAGCAGCATTAAAAGTTGCGTCTGGAAGTTGTTTTGGTGAACTATCTTTCTTTGGTGTATCTACTTTGAATGAAGAATTAGTCGACTTTGCACAACATTTTATGGTACATTGTATTTCAAAAGATAAGGACGTTACAACATTTGATCAGTTACGAAACAAGatctattataaaaaatcgcaaCTGTTAGATTTAGAGAAGCTTCCTCCCACATCGTCGAGTGCAATATTACATATTAAACGTGCCTATCTTCAAACGTATGTATGGTTACATGCCCCATTTGTGAGAAGTATTGACATAGATCCAACACATTACGGCTACGTATTGGATGAAGAAGGTGATTGCCTGAAGCCAAAAATAACTGAAGATGACGTTTTGCCTGATGATTTACCACAGCCTTGCAACTGTCTGAAATGTGCTCGAGCTAATGTCTGTATATGTCGAATAAATAACATTAACTGTTGTCAATATTGTAACTGCAAACGCGAAGAGTGTCAAAACCCATTCGGATGA